The genomic stretch ACAGCTTCGATGTCCTCGGCGGACCAGCGTGAAAGGTCGGTGCCTTTCGGGAAGTACTGACGCAGGAGCCCGTTCGTGTTCTCGTTTGTGCCTCGCTGCCATGGGCTGTGTGGATCGGCGAAGAACACAGGGATACCGGTCTCGATGCGGAACTGCGTGTGTGCCGACATCTCTTTGCCGCGGTCCCATGTCACAGAGCGCCTCAGCTGCTCGGGCAGCGTCGACATCGTGTTGGCGAGTGCGTTCTTCATGGAGATCGCTCCGTAACCGGCCAGGGCGGGGCCGTTCTTCGTTCGGGGGATTGTCCCGAACCCTTCCTCGCGGGGCAGGTGGACCAGCATCGTGAACCGGGTCGACCGCTCGACTACGGTGCCGATCGCGGAACGCTCCAGCCCGATGATCAGGTCCCCTTCCCAGTGGCCGGGAACAGCACGGTCCTCGACCTCGGCGGGCCTCTCGCTGATCAACGCTTCCGGCGTCACGTGCGCCCAGGTCTTCCGGCGTGAACGCGCCCGCGGCGCACGCAGAGCGCGACCGGTTCGAAGACACAGAATGAGCTCGCGTTTCAGCGCTCCGCGGCCCTGAATGTAGAGGGCCTGGTAGATCGCCTCGTGGCTGATGCGCATGGACTCATCATCCGGGAATTCCAGCTTGATCCGGTTCGCGATCTGCTCCGGACTCCAAGCCTGGACCCATGCCCGATCCGCGCGATGCGGCTTGTTCCGTCCCGTCCAGTTGCCTGTTGCAGGACCTGCGATAGCCCTGCCGCATGGCGTGCTGATCTGACCGGACAGTCGCTCCTGGACGTAGGCGTGCAACCGCGGGTTGGCAACGAGCTTTGCCGCTTTCGGGCGGCGTGCAGCCATGTCGGCTTTCCACTGGGCAACGGACGCCCGATAGTCACGCCTGCCGGCTCTCGTGGCCGCGTTGCGCCTCAGTTCCCGGGAAATCGTTCCAGGATCACGACCGACATCTCGAGCGATCTCGCGCACTCCTTTGCCCTGGGCTTTGAGAAGCGCGATTTCTTCCCGCTCGCGAAACGACAGGTATCTGCCCGAAGGCGGCTTCGGATCGAACGGTCGCATGCCGCCACACTGGCGGTACCAGCGCGTCGCGACCGCCGGCGCCACGCCGACGACGGCCGCGGCCTCCTCGGCAAGAAGGCCCTTGGCGATCTCCGTCCAGAACGCCGCCTCGACATGACGCTGGTACTTCGGATGCCCCGGAGACCTCAACTTCGGACGCACCGCCCTGTCCGCTGCCTGCTGACGACGAACCACCCCACACCTCCACGATCACGAGGTGTTGCGACGACCAGTTGAATCCGCCTTGCGACCCGGCATCCGTGTGGTGGATCAACTCGCCTCGAACGTAGGAGTGTTGGTCGCGGTCGCGCTGCCACAGGGCCATCTCCAGAGCGTCCATGACGAGCTGGGTCTCCTTCGATGTGGAGGCGGACCAGCCGACGATGCGGCGGGAGAAGGTATCCACGACGAAGGCGACGTAGACCGTGCCGGCCCAGGTCGCGACGTGGGTGAAGTCAGCGACCCAAGTGCGGTTAGGGGCATCGGCGACGAAGTCGCGCTCAAGACGGTCGGGGGCCCTCGACGCGGCCGGGTACGGGATCGTCGTGATGACCTTCTTGCCGCGGACGGCGCCGGCGATACCGCTCTCGCGCATCAGGCGTTCGACGGTGCAGCGGGCCACGGTGTGTCCCTGCCGGTTCAGCTCCCGCCAGACTTTCCGGGCTCCGTAGACGCGGTAGTTGTTCTCGAACACCTCGTGGATCAGGGGCCTGAGTTCGGAGTCCCGCACCGTTCGCGGTGAGGGTGAATCCAGTCGTTTCTTGTGGGCGTAGTAGGTGGAAGGGGCGATCTTGCAGTCGTGCTCGGTGAGCGTTGCGCAGATCGGCTCGACGCCGCCGAAGCGGTCCCGGTGCTCGTCGATGAACGCTACGAACGAAGATGTGGCCGGTCGAGCTCGGCCGCGAAGAAACTCGCCGCGGCCTTCAGGATGTCGTTCGCTCGTTTCAGCTCGGCGATCTCCTTCTTCATCGCCTTGACCTGCGCGGATTCCTCGCTGGTCACGCCGGGGCGGGCGCCGGAGTCGATCTGAATCTGACGGACCCACTTGCGCAGTGTCTCGGTCGAGCCGATGCCGAGCTTCCCGGCCACGGCCTTGATCGCGGCCGACTCGTTCGGGTAGTCACTGCGGACCTCGGCGACCATACGGACCGCTCGTTTACGCAGCTCAAGGGGATAGGAGGAGGGGCATGCCATGACTCGATCCTTCCATGGAATCGAGTCTCTATCGAACACGGAACGGTTCACGGCGCTGAGCCTGCTGATCCCTGACGCCGCCGGCCTCTACCGGATCAACGCCCGTTACTTTTTCACGCTGAACCCTCGGATGCGCGCCCTCGTCGCCAATGCCTTCACCGACCCACCCGTCACCCCGGACGCACGAGCGAACGGCCCCCGGAAGATCGGGAACGTCGCCGCTCGACGCAGGCGGACCATCAGGCCTGTGTAGTCGGAACGTGCGGAAGCCCCTGACGGCCGTCAGGGGCTTCCGCACGTTCGAGTCGGGCCCTCCCCCTGTCACTTGGTAGCCGCACCGCCTGTGATGGGCCCTCACGCGGCCCTGAGAGGCATGATGTTGTCCAGGTTGGGTCCGTCAACGGTAGGGCGGGGGCGCGCGCCGGGTGCTCGCCGCTGAATCCACTCCGACTTGGTAGACGACGACGGCCTTGACCAGAAGCAACGCCTGGTCAGTGCCTCATTGAGATCCCTGGCTGAAGGGTTCGTGGGTCGGGATGCTGAGGTCATGGCTGGTGGCGAGGTGGCCTGTAGGTATTTCCGGGAGTGTGGGTGCCGCTGTCCTTCGCCTCGATTTCACTCTCAGCTCCCTTCTCCGTGGGGGAAGCGGCTGATGGGCTACGAGCCAGCACCGCGTCTGCAGGCACTGCAGGCACTGCAGGCAGAGCAATGCTCGGAACCTGTGGATCGGCCTGGGGCGGGGTGCCTCGTGGGATGCGGAGGGCGTACCTTCCCGGGTGATCGACTCATGGTCACCGAATGGGCCCGCGTTCGAGCGCGGGTCGGGAAGGCACGCCCGTGCTCAGCGTAGTCAACGAAGACGGCACCACCGAGTCTGGTATCTCTCTGATCGACGAGATCGTCCGGGAGGGCGCCCGGCGGATGCTCGCGGCAGCCCTGGAGGCCGAGGTCGAGCAGTACATAGCCGAGCTCGCTGGCCAGCACGACGAGCGGGGCCGGAGGCTGGTGGTCCGCAACGGCCGTCACCG from Streptomyces sp. NBC_01264 encodes the following:
- a CDS encoding IS30 family transposase produces the protein MVRRQQAADRAVRPKLRSPGHPKYQRHVEAAFWTEIAKGLLAEEAAAVVGVAPAVATRWYRQCGGMRPFDPKPPSGRYLSFREREEIALLKAQGKGVREIARDVGRDPGTISRELRRNAATRAGRRDYRASVAQWKADMAARRPKAAKLVANPRLHAYVQERLSGQISTPCGRAIAGPATGNWTGRNKPHRADRAWVQAWSPEQIANRIKLEFPDDESMRISHEAIYQALYIQGRGALKRELILCLRTGRALRAPRARSRRKTWAHVTPEALISERPAEVEDRAVPGHWEGDLIIGLERSAIGTVVERSTRFTMLVHLPREEGFGTIPRTKNGPALAGYGAISMKNALANTMSTLPEQLRRSVTWDRGKEMSAHTQFRIETGIPVFFADPHSPWQRGTNENTNGLLRQYFPKGTDLSRWSAEDIEAVAHALNTRPRKTLGWKTPAEALNEQVLLLQQACVATTG
- a CDS encoding transposase — encoded protein: MACPSSYPLELRKRAVRMVAEVRSDYPNESAAIKAVAGKLGIGSTETLRKWVRQIQIDSGARPGVTSEESAQVKAMKKEIAELKRANDILKAAASFFAAELDRPHLRS